Proteins co-encoded in one Corvus moneduloides isolate bCorMon1 chromosome 7, bCorMon1.pri, whole genome shotgun sequence genomic window:
- the LOC116446564 gene encoding LOW QUALITY PROTEIN: maestro heat-like repeat-containing protein family member 6 (The sequence of the model RefSeq protein was modified relative to this genomic sequence to represent the inferred CDS: deleted 1 base in 1 codon): MEQTPPRVPKLAWVKEEEEGPGAVPAQESGLAELQEDAATDQTQEQDPARGRFSRAAQVPAAIPTWAGPAVAAQPSSALERSMERPSLPALCLLLMICKFIKCIWQEETSVMGTGSTENWDIYNTDTSTSMPDLLVNKGVPCPEQVPAMVRYIHRWLTANESGEHKLDNILLELTDAQPTDVVMTLLRVAPSCDRAATTMWSTILSSRRTARLVVLILLEVLRNWPEHITHTSDGDNTNVFALAATLVMWKILQGPCWPQEATVYFPRFFVYLLFQVFFITEHLPQKVNTFWRACQEEHCLPTNPNRFVVQTLKALLCRLEYEDVVVAMEHKHGWDTLLCPDTQHHAVGLLAREMRSGLPHLCSRIALHLLGLLRRRRPPCYLLTLAFFVEVLECLDLSKCGDSVLEIMSKNLRSECRERRRLALSGLMVLSNDLSLAKIMWSLTESLAEFLRENDSGVVRMSIIVLSRLFLANAHPIPGRVALQLAEPLVPLFDNDDSQVQMCSMYVFQKVMDLIKRKGKKALKSHVRQSLLPLSFHCHDESQRVAEVSRETLLCAARFLKRRDLEQMLQVDLTWRFGEGLLADDRSRAAEHLRRALPYLRSPQTPLREAAVRFIGIAGRHLRRQKEELQLICEALEDMTDDISPAVSRLAAQTLYDLRAAKRAPYSIFQKLRDRLRRACKTRPHLWGCGWLRCWSSAES; the protein is encoded by the exons ATGGAGCAGACACCCCCGAGGGTGCCCAAGCTGGCCTGggtgaaggaggaggaagaaggccCTGGAGCTGTCCCAGCTCAGGAGTCTGGACTAGCGGAGCTGCAGGAGG ATGCAGCCACGGACCAGACACAAGAGCAGGACCCCGCCCGTGGCCGCTTCAGCAGAGCAGCGCAGGTACCTGCAGCCATCCCCACCTGGGCTGGGCCTGCTGTCGCTGCTCAGCCGAGCAGCGCGTTGGAGCGCTCCATGGAACGTCCCTCTCTTCCTGCCCTTTGT CTCCTGCTGATGATTTGCAAATTCATCAAGTGCATTTGGCAGGAAGAGACCAGCGTCATGGGCACTGGGTCCACGGAAAACTGGGACATCTACAACACGGACACCAGTACCTCCATGCCGGATTTGCTTGTGAATAAGGGTGTCCCCTGTCCAGAGCAA GTGCCCGCCATGGTGAGGTACATCCACCGCTGGCTCACAGCCAATGAGTCTGGCGAGCACAAGCTGGACAATATCCTTCTGGAGCTGACCGACGCACAACCCACTGATGTGGTGATGACTCTCCTGCGCGTGGCTCCTTCATGTGACAG agctgctacAACCATGTGGAGCACGATCTTGTCCTCGAGAAGGACTGCGAGGCTGGTGGTGCTGATACTCCTCGAAGTGCTGAGGAACTGGCCAGAGCACATCACACACACCTCCGATGGGGACAACACGAATGTCTTTGCCTTGGCT GCAACTCTGGTGATGTGGAAGATCCTCCAGGGGCCCTGCTGGCCACAAGAAGCGACGGTGTATTTCCCTCGCTTCTTTGTGTATCTGCTCTTCCAAGTGTTCTTCATCACAGAACATTTGCCACAGAAGGTTAATACTTTCTGGAGAGCATGCCAGGAGGAACACTGCCTTCCCACCAATCCCAACAG GTTTGTAGTGCAGACCCTGAAGGCCCTGCTCTGTCGGCTGGAGTATGAGGATGTGGTGGTGGCTATGGAGCACAAGCATGGCTGGGACACACTGCTCTGTCCTGACACCCAGCACCATGCAGTGGGTCTGCTGGCCAG GGAGATGCGCAGTGGCTTGCCCCACTTGTGTTCCCGCATCGCCTTGCACCTGCTCGGGCTGCTCCGCAGGAGGCGGCCACCCTGCTATCTGCTCACGCTGGCGTTCTTTGTTGAG GTCCTGGAGTGTCTGGACTTGAGTAAATGCGGTGACAGCGTCCTGGAGATCATGTCAAAGAACCTGCGGAGCGAGTGCAGGGAGAGGCGTCGCCTGGCGCTCAGTGGCCTCATGGTGCTCAGCAATGATCTCTCGCTG GCTAAAATAATGTGGAGCCTCACTGAAAGCCTCGCAGAGTTCCTGCGGGAAAATGATAGCGGTGTGGTTAGGATGAGCATCATTGTACTCAGCCGTTTGTTCTTGGCTAATGCCCACCCGATACCTGGCCGCGTCGCCCTGCAGTTGGCTGAGCCTCTTGTGCCACTCTTTGACAAC GATGATAGCCAGGTGCAGATGTGCTCCATGTATGTCTTCCAAAAAGTGATGGATTTAATAAAGCGAAAGGGAAAGAAGGCCCTCAAGTCACATGTGCGCCAGAGCCTGCTCCCACTCTCCTTCCACTGCCATGATGAGAGCCAGCGCGTGGCAGAG gttTCTCGGGAAACgctgctttgtgctgccagATTCCTGAAGAGGAGGGATCTTGAACAGATGCTGCAAGTGGATCTGACATGGAGGTTCGGCGAGGGCCTG ctggcagacGACAGGAGCCGAGCGGCCGAGCACCTGCGCCGGGCCCTGCCGTACCTGCGCAGCCCCCAGACGCCCCTACGAGAGGCGGCCGTCAGGTTCATTG GGATCGCCGGGCGGCACCTGAGGCGGCAGAAGGAAGAGCTCCAGCTCATCTGTGAGG CCCTTGAAGACATGACAGATGACATCAGCCCTGCTGTCTCAAGGCTGGCAGCTCAAACATTGTACGACCTCAGAGCAGCAAAGAGAGCTCCATACTCCATCTTCCAGAAGCTCCGAGATCGACTCCGCAGGGCATGCAAGACACGGCCTCAtctgtggggctgtggctggctgcgctgctggagctctgcggAGAGCTGA